In Cicer arietinum cultivar CDC Frontier isolate Library 1 chromosome 7, Cicar.CDCFrontier_v2.0, whole genome shotgun sequence, the genomic window TGTTAGAATCTTTTCCACAATATTTAGACATAAAGAATGGAAAAAAGGAGCACTATCACAAAAATAATGCCAATGGCAGTAACTCAGTTGTTTGCCGATACATTTGGTCCCATCTACCCAATTGAAGACATTTAGTAGGATAAGTATTTCAAACAATTATGCATTACTATCCTCACATTAAAACCTCAGCTATCATTTGTGTACTTGAATAAATGCAACTATGCCATAGCACAAAATCATCATCTTTTAGAATATTCATTTGCATGGGAGGTGAGCAGAATAAATTTTCAGAACAAATTATTATATTCAACTTACAACTATAATGAAAAGCCGGTGAAAAAATATTGCATGCAACATAAAGTTTAAGTATCAATCTAAAAGTAGCACATAAGATCTAATAGAGAAAAGAGTGAAATCCATAGTACACAATCAAATTCAGACTATAATACCatccaaaaaagaaaagaaataatataGTCAAACATCTACACATTCCACATGGCTTAGTATGGAATTATGTTATAGATGGGAGAGGCGAGAGGATAGATGCAGCCAAAAATAGAAAGCCAGATAAATAAACTGTTGAGGCAATCCAGACTAaaatcactactagaaaaatttgattattatcATGCCATAGATGCAGGTACGcattaatttcaaaaactttaatatGAAAATCGAAAATAGAGGGGAAAGGGGAAACTGgggtaaaatttaaaatagaaggaAGCAACACATTCATCCATCAGCAAGCTTCTTCAAACATAAATAGAGCACATGCCTTAAACAACACTATGTTTTTCAACAGTCTTCAGGTTAGCAATCAACAATCTCAAACAAAAATAGTAATGATGCAAACGGCAAAACAAACTAAATCCCATCAGATTGGAAAAATAGCATCAATCTATTAAAATATGCAATTGCACAGCCATCTCCCACAAACCAACTCTACATAAAATGTACCAACAATCACTGTTGTTAAATAGCATCGATGGCAGTACCATAGGTTACAACTACAATCCCACATTGAAAACCAACTCTACAAAAAATGTACCAACAATCAGTGTTGTTAAAGACCATCGATGGCAGTACCATAGGTTACAACTTACAATCCCACATTGATATAGCACAACTTTGGCCTCCTTCCATAAACTGCCATTGAAAATATTGCCATCAATCAATGCAAGTGACTAGGGCATCATACTGCCACCCCAAACAagtttacaaaaaattaaaataaaatcatacagCACAAGTCATTACATTAAACAAAGGTGCAATAAGTTGATAGAAGTTCCTTAGTATGGGGAGAATTTCCTATAAACATAAATGACAATTTCATTATTTACTCCCTCCGTCCCTTATTAATAGGACCCTATGACACTTTTTACGCACATTAAGAAAAGTTGGTAGTATAATTATGTGTAGAATTTGTGTATAACTCATATTCCAAGACAGTTTGGTGGTATTAGTAAGGAATATATTTGGAAAAAGAGTAATAAATGTATCTAGAAATTTTCAAAGATTCTTATATTTAGGAACACGCAAATGTGCCAAAGGAGTCTTATAATTAGAGACAGAGGAAGTAATTAGTTGCAGACAATATTACATGTGATTTTAAGGAATAAGAGAAATGTAGCAATAATTctaaatgtcaaaaatattttgctATGTTATGATATCCAAGTTATAGTGTAAGATTGTAAAAACAGTCAAATATGAAAAGTTACTTACAGGCAGACCATAAACCGAAAATGGCATATGTTAAACAACTTCTATTAATCCCAAATGTGAAAAATATGTGAAGTTACAATGCTTATTGGATAAGCAAAGTTGTTTTGGCATTAAAAATAGTTGACACCATTATAATCCATCTCATACTCTACAAAGAAAATTCTGATAAGCACATCATCAAAATGGGGAGGGTATGATGTAACACTGAAATAGAAATTATTGATAATCCAAGGAAAATGTAACTAAGTACATACTCATCTAATAGAAATTACGATAAGTAACCATATAATTGAAACAAAGGCTGTAACAGCTAAAGTGATCCAGCTAAAAGTACAAAACTAGTCTATGTCAATAACTTAACTAACAACATATggatcaaatattaaaaagggACAGATGAAATCAAAAGGCTGTAAAAGGACAGgctaacacaatcactacaccAGAGCACACAGTCTGCAATAACGCAATCACCAGAAGCACACAAAGATCTGCACCAACAAGCGATGATACACCTGAATCAAACATCCATTCAACTCAATTCATCATTTCACAACCATCATTCAAAGAATATATACTGTAAAAGTGAATACTCAATGACAAAATTATTGCACACCCATTCCTAGGTGGCACATCCATGTCAAAATACAACCCAAATTACAATTTTCAAGATAATTTTAAGCAAGGAATAAAAGAAACATGCACAACAACTAGGAACTATATAGGCAGAGTGGCAAAAACCACAAACCACATACCAAAGGCATGAAACTATATAGGAAAGAAGTGGACAAACAAAATAACAAGTATCAAGGTGATTCTCTAAATCGGAAATGAAAGTAACAGAACAGAACATGTTAAATATTGGATAAGCACTAAATAagagtttcaaaaagaaataaactATGTTTCCACATATATTTCCAAGACTTTAGATTTTACAACATGCAATTTCTGTATTGAATGGTGTTTCGCCACACAATTATAAATCACTGAGTTGGTATGCAAAACATAATGAATGAGTTGAGACTCTGAGAGCAAGTAAACCAAATTGGTTGCAgtcaagttaaaaaaataacaaaaaaacaacCATGGCACACTCATCTATCTTCCTTCTGTTCACAATGGAAAAGCATGAAGGTGAAACCTCCATATTCTTTCTTGTGGTTATCAAGGAGTTACTTTTGAATCTTTGACCTTAATACAAATATCCACTGGCCTACCTTAAAACTAGTAATATAAATGAAAAGTGAAACTAAACAAATCTTATTATCCACATGGGTACTGTACTATGTTATTATATGTGAAGAAAATGACAAATCTTATCTTATTATCcacatttttttgttcaaaCACATCAGCCTACATCAATAAATCagaagacacaaatgaaattttgaCAAAACACTTCAACAAATACCTgcaacataaatttaaaaaagatagtaaataacctaaaatcaaaaGTTGAAAAAATTCCATGGCTCGGTacattcattttcaaattccatACTGAAAGATGGAATTTACGACCCATCACAAATTCACTATTAACAACTTTCAATTAAGGATTTATCTAGTTATTACTATCGCATCAGAGAATCCCAACAATCATCGATCAGTATAGAAAGCCCCCAATCAGCTGCAATCTCCAACAACACCACAAGCAAACAAGTATGTTCAATTCAATTAATATGGCATTTTAAACGATGACAAGCAAAGAGGTCAAAGTGACAATTAAATTAAGACATTGatcaaaagagaaaaaagacaCAAACCACAAACTATGACACAAGGAAAACATTCCATAACATACACAAGAAAGGCAAATTTTGAACTATAACACTGTTGAGACCTCAGACATGAAACGACACTGTTATAAATCAGAAATCCTTTTTACTTCCTTACTGATCATTATTCATGAATAGAACACTGTTGCTAAGTGCaatgcaaataataattttaccaaGCAATAGTAGTACATGAAGTAAATAAAGAAACACACTAATAACAGAGGAAGAAAAaccaagaaaaagaaaacatataacttaaaaaattgACCTAAAGAGTATTATAAACCAGGAGATTCAAAATTACCTTAGTAGTAAGGAGGCACATTTGGATACATAGAACTAGGTGGAACCCTTGGTACAGGTGACGCCCCGGCAGGAGGATGATGCTGATTCTGATAACCCGATGAACTATAGTGTCCACTTTCAGGATACCCACCAGCTTGCATTCCACCTGAACTCGATAATCTATACATGGAACCAGCACTACCCAAACCACCAGCGGAACCACCATGTCCACCACCAGCACCAGCACCAGCCCCACCACTACCTCCTCCataaccaccaccaccaccactacCAAAACCTGTTGCTGCGGGCCCACCGTAGCCTCCATAATGACCACCAAGCCCAGCACCATACCCACCAGCACCACCCATTGAAGATGGAGCTTGATTCGCCACACCAACAGAAGAATTCATAGGATGATTATTCATGGGAGGCTGACCCTGATGGCCACCAGCATACCCTCCATAAGATCCCATACCATATTGACCCGACCCAGGCCCAGCTGTTGGAGCCATCCCAATTCCATTGCCATGTGCATTCCCACGACCCTGAACAGCGTCCGGCCCACCACCGCCACCGCGCACCCCTTGCTGCTTCCCATCTGTTATTGCCAGCTTGCAATTTAACTGCCGCCCCTCCACATTCTTCACGGGTTCCAAAAGGGCAGCCTGTGCCCCCTCCGGGGTCTTATAAACGAACAGAGCGAACCCCTTTGACCGTCCTGTCTGTTTATCGAAGCCCAATGGGCCTTCCTCAATCTCCCCATACAATGAGAAGTGGGCAAGAAGCTTGTCTGCTGCAAGATCCGGCGTCACGTTCGATACATATATTTTGCGGAGAGCAGTGTCTGTGGAGTTGGTGTTGGAGCCTGAATTCCCAGCTGCGGCAAGCTGCGTGACTGTTACGCGCCCGTCGATGCGCTTGCTAGGCTCACGAAGGGCGAGTAGGGCGCCGTCCACGTGACGGAACGTGACGAAGCCATAACCTTTCGATTTGCCGGTTGCCTTATCGACGATTACGATGGCTTCTTCGAGTTCACCGTAGGTTGAAAAGAGGGAACGGAGACCGTCGGTGGTGGTGTCCCAACCGAGGCCACGGATGAAGAGCTTGCGCTGGGAGATGTCGGTGTCGGCAACGGCGCGAACGGATGAGAGAACGTCGGGATGGCGGACGACGGCGTCTTGTAAGATGTTGATGAGCTGGGCGGGGGGGAACCGCTCGATGATCTTGCNNNNNNNNNNNNNNNNNNNNNNNNNNNNNNNNNNNNNNNNNNNNNNNNNNNNNNNNNNNNNNNNNNNNNNNNNNNNNNNNNNNNNNNTGAGGGGGAGAGCTTTAAGTGATCAGCTTCGCCACCGAAGCCGTTCTCGTCAAGCTTGCGCTTCTTGGTGGGATCCATGATCGTTTGCATTGTTTGTTGAAGATCAAAGAAAGgataaaccctaaccctaaatcTTCAAATGTGTGAACTCTCTCCTCAACAAGTTGAGACTGAtagtgagagagagagaaggaaTGGGCGAAACAAAAATAGGGGACTATACAAACATAATAATTGGCTTTGTGATATCCAAAATAATCAATCCCCTTAACTTTTcggttaatattttttttatcaccgTACTATATCGTTTTTTACTccaacatagagtttctttcttttttttttttatataaaagataGAAAATAATTCACACATCCCATAAGGTCCATATTTAAACGGTGAACTTaacattattgatatttatGAGTTTAGTAAGAACTTTAAAAtggaatattatatttttttagttcaaatatatttatttgttttatagagAAACAAAATTGTGTTGATTACTTCCTGTTGCATCAAATATTACATCACGTGGCTCTctcaaaaatgttttttttagtgtaccactaaaaatctaaaatattaaactatcaccttttttttaattaagtatcAATGTATCATTCATTTTGTGTTGGATTTTGACATATGAGAGAAATTGGATGAGAGATcgattttttatgatatttatttttaaacaaatgttACGAAATATGTGGATGAAACCAATTTCTtactatcaattttattttttcaaaaacaaaagttGTTGTATAAGATGACGTTGACGTCAATGCAATCCATAATCGACTACTGATTTGGGTGACTGTGATTTAGATCAAATGATGTTGACATCAACGCAATCTGTAATCGGCCACTAATTAGGTGACTTTGATTTGGATAATATGACGCTAGCATTAGCACAACCCGTAATCGACCACTAATTGGGTTAATGTGCTTTGGATAAGATGACACTTAAGTTAGCACAATGTGTAATCAGCCACTGATTAGGTGACTATGATTTGGATAAGATGGCATTGATGTTGGTGCAATCTGTAATCAACCACTAATTGAGTGACTATTATTTGGATAAGATGATGCTAACGTCAATGACGATGTTGACTCAACCCATCAGCCAGTATTTGGGTTTGTGTGTTTTTGAAAATATGACACTAACATAAGCGATGACATAAGCAACACTTTGATTTTCTATAATAGTCATTGTCTTTACAATATATTTACACAAACGTTAGAACTCTCA contains:
- the LOC101515613 gene encoding UBP1-associated protein 2C-like, yielding MQTIMDPTKKRKLDENGFGGEADHLKLSPSXXXKIIERFPPAQLINILQDAVVRHPDVLSSVRAVADTDISQRKLFIRGLGWDTTTDGLRSLFSTYGELEEAIVIVDKATGKSKGYGFVTFRHVDGALLALREPSKRIDGRVTVTQLAAAGNSGSNTNSTDTALRKIYVSNVTPDLAADKLLAHFSLYGEIEEGPLGFDKQTGRSKGFALFVYKTPEGAQAALLEPVKNVEGRQLNCKLAITDGKQQGVRGGGGGPDAVQGRGNAHGNGIGMAPTAGPGSGQYGMGSYGGYAGGHQGQPPMNNHPMNSSVGVANQAPSSMGGAGGYGAGLGGHYGGYGGPAATGFGSGGGGGYGGGSGGAGAGAGGGHGGSAGGLGSAGSMYRLSSSGGMQAGGYPESGHYSSSGYQNQHHPPAGASPVPRVPPSSMYPNVPPYY